The Candidatus Thiodiazotropha endoloripes genome has a window encoding:
- a CDS encoding tetratricopeptide repeat protein: protein MTDSNSDMDFELSSAIAAFEGKNFSRAALLLSPLAEQGSVEAQYRMAIMSQGGLGITVNELMAYKYMKAAAESGHAMAQHGLGFMYLEGECVEQNLERAVDWFKKAAEQGLAGSQTTLAMLYEEGRGVEKDPEEAKRWYKLAGF from the coding sequence ATGACTGATTCAAACAGTGATATGGATTTTGAGTTAAGCAGTGCCATTGCAGCATTTGAAGGTAAAAACTTCTCTCGTGCCGCATTACTGCTCTCGCCGCTGGCCGAGCAGGGCAGTGTCGAAGCCCAGTATCGAATGGCCATTATGTCCCAGGGCGGACTGGGAATCACTGTCAACGAGCTAATGGCCTACAAGTACATGAAGGCGGCCGCCGAATCCGGTCATGCCATGGCTCAGCATGGGCTGGGGTTCATGTATCTGGAAGGCGAATGTGTGGAGCAGAATCTGGAAAGAGCCGTTGACTGGTTCAAGAAGGCGGCGGAGCAGGGGCTGGCCGGATCTCAAACCACCCTGGCGATGCTCTATGAAGAGGGGCGCGGAGTGGAGAAAGATCCTGAAGAGGCCAAGCGCTGGTACAAGCTGGCCGGATTCTGA
- the glcF gene encoding glycolate oxidase subunit GlcF, which translates to MQTQLTSDILSSEHGQEAEAILRNCVHCGFCTATCPTYQLLGSELDSPRGRIYQVKQLLEGASPSAAVQQHLDRCLLCRACETTCPSGVDYSRLLEIGRQHLHQRQSRTLPDRSVRWLLRKVIPRSDLFATLLNLGRLFKPLLPSTLSRVIPKKVSIGESEWPPLRHSRKMLILDGCVQPALAPNINLATAQVLDRLGISVITTPKAGCCGAVEHHLDDHEASRQAARRNIDQWLPLLQDQAEALVITASGCTQMVKEYDRLLADDPQYADKARQLVNHCKDIAEIIQQEDIDPLRQSMSNPPRIAFHASCTLQHGQQISGVVETILSRIGYQLTPVAEAHLCCGSAGTYSILQPELSNQLGERKTEALMKGQPELIATANIGCLSHISKTAPDSTPVVHWIELLSPSHLQAPTEKSASR; encoded by the coding sequence ATGCAGACTCAATTAACCTCCGACATTCTATCATCTGAACACGGCCAGGAAGCGGAAGCCATTCTGCGCAACTGCGTGCATTGTGGATTCTGCACCGCTACCTGTCCGACCTATCAGCTGCTCGGCAGTGAACTGGACAGCCCCCGTGGTCGAATCTATCAGGTGAAACAGTTACTTGAGGGGGCCAGTCCCAGTGCCGCGGTACAGCAGCATCTCGATCGCTGCCTGTTGTGCCGTGCCTGTGAAACCACCTGTCCATCCGGGGTTGACTACAGTCGGTTGCTTGAGATCGGACGACAACATCTGCATCAGCGGCAATCCCGCACTCTACCCGACAGATCAGTTAGATGGCTGCTGCGCAAAGTGATTCCCCGCAGTGATCTGTTTGCCACCCTGCTGAATCTGGGCAGGCTGTTCAAACCGCTGCTGCCATCAACCCTGAGCCGTGTGATTCCAAAAAAAGTGTCGATCGGTGAGAGCGAATGGCCGCCACTCCGGCACAGCCGGAAAATGCTCATCCTGGATGGCTGCGTTCAACCAGCCCTGGCGCCAAATATCAATCTGGCGACTGCCCAGGTACTGGACCGGCTCGGCATCTCAGTGATCACCACTCCCAAAGCCGGCTGCTGCGGCGCAGTCGAACACCATCTGGATGATCATGAGGCGTCACGCCAGGCCGCAAGACGCAACATTGACCAGTGGTTGCCCCTGCTCCAGGATCAGGCCGAGGCCCTGGTGATCACAGCCAGCGGCTGTACTCAGATGGTGAAGGAGTACGACAGATTACTGGCTGATGATCCGCAATATGCCGACAAGGCCAGACAGCTTGTCAACCATTGCAAGGACATCGCTGAGATCATTCAGCAGGAAGATATCGACCCCCTGAGGCAGTCGATGAGCAATCCCCCCAGGATCGCTTTTCACGCCTCCTGCACGCTGCAGCATGGACAGCAGATCAGCGGGGTGGTAGAGACGATTCTGAGCCGTATCGGCTATCAACTGACCCCGGTTGCCGAAGCCCATCTCTGCTGTGGTTCAGCGGGCACCTATTCGATCCTGCAACCGGAACTCTCAAACCAACTGGGTGAGCGTAAAACCGAGGCTCTGATGAAGGGGCAACCGGAACTGATCGCAACTGCCAATATCGGTTGCCTGAGCCATATCAGCAAAACCGCACCGGACAGCACACCGGTTGTGCATTGGATCGAGCTGCTCTCTCCCAGCCACTTACAAGCTCCAACTGAAAAATCAGCAAGCCGGTAA
- a CDS encoding BatD family protein — protein sequence MAFLLCLPAGLLQAQVQSRLSHQVTGLDQPVQLTIETDDGEDLSPDLTPLEQDFEILSRSTQQSISVINGEMTSKRSLNLTLLPLRSGSLTIPAIQVADQTTQPLTLQVEQQTQQEAEATKQALIELNLNKDSAYLEEQILLTLKLYQAKGVRGESLDPPEPSLDDTQISLIHEDRYSSRKDGVDYRVVERVYALFARQTGILTLDGVKFRGRSGGSRDPFTAFFSNGFPSHQQAGRIIRAESNPVSLEILPIPQEFTGERWLPAKNLQIVENGIDNEMVLAGSPITRRVMIIADGVMSNQLPNIEQSMPSGLKLYPESPHLNDKPNRSGISSSLQQSLTLIATDPGRYTLPPIEVPWWNTETRQQEIARLPAKEISFMPNPAGMANQAQPSVAAQTSQQNLSAENPATPDPESADDFPWMATLFGLAWLITVSAWWFSSRRKQPAKPVTIKEPSQQRSNQPELENVLQHLAEAYQTKDGQAARDAWLHWALLSWPDNPPNNLSRLARRCHPDLAQAVNALERAIYSPNSEISWSDFEILKLIEAKDSRQSADKAEQNLLIPLNP from the coding sequence CGAACAGGATTTTGAAATTCTCAGCCGCTCCACGCAGCAGAGCATTTCGGTGATCAATGGCGAGATGACATCAAAGCGTTCCCTGAACCTCACACTGCTTCCGTTACGCAGCGGCAGTTTGACCATCCCGGCGATCCAGGTTGCTGATCAAACCACACAACCACTGACCCTGCAGGTGGAGCAACAGACCCAGCAGGAGGCAGAGGCAACCAAGCAGGCACTGATCGAACTGAACCTGAACAAGGATTCCGCCTATCTCGAAGAACAGATCCTGCTGACCCTGAAGCTCTACCAGGCCAAGGGAGTCCGGGGTGAATCACTGGATCCACCTGAACCATCACTGGACGACACCCAGATCAGCCTGATCCATGAGGATCGCTACAGCAGCCGCAAGGATGGTGTGGACTACCGGGTGGTAGAGCGAGTCTACGCCCTGTTCGCACGCCAAACCGGCATACTGACACTGGATGGGGTAAAATTTCGTGGCCGTTCAGGTGGCAGCCGTGACCCCTTCACTGCCTTTTTCAGCAACGGCTTTCCTTCACATCAACAAGCCGGTCGTATCATTCGAGCTGAATCCAACCCGGTCTCCCTGGAGATTCTGCCAATTCCACAAGAGTTTACCGGTGAACGCTGGCTACCGGCGAAAAATCTGCAAATTGTGGAGAATGGTATCGACAACGAAATGGTGCTGGCGGGCAGTCCGATCACCCGTCGAGTGATGATTATCGCCGACGGAGTGATGTCGAACCAACTGCCAAACATCGAACAGAGCATGCCAAGCGGACTCAAACTCTATCCGGAAAGCCCACATCTGAATGACAAGCCGAATCGATCCGGTATCAGCAGTTCACTGCAGCAGAGTCTGACTCTGATCGCCACGGATCCGGGGAGATACACCCTGCCCCCGATTGAGGTTCCCTGGTGGAATACCGAAACCCGCCAGCAGGAGATTGCCAGACTGCCCGCCAAAGAGATCAGTTTTATGCCCAATCCTGCCGGAATGGCTAACCAAGCTCAGCCTTCGGTCGCTGCTCAAACCAGTCAACAGAATCTGAGCGCAGAAAATCCAGCCACCCCTGACCCGGAGTCGGCTGACGACTTTCCCTGGATGGCCACCCTGTTCGGATTGGCCTGGTTGATAACAGTCAGTGCCTGGTGGTTCAGCAGTCGACGCAAGCAACCCGCCAAGCCGGTGACGATCAAAGAGCCCAGCCAGCAGAGATCGAACCAGCCAGAGCTGGAAAACGTCCTGCAGCACCTGGCAGAAGCCTATCAGACCAAAGATGGTCAAGCGGCGAGAGATGCCTGGCTCCACTGGGCCCTGCTCAGCTGGCCCGACAACCCGCCCAACAACCTCAGCAGGCTGGCCAGGCGATGCCATCCGGATCTGGCACAAGCGGTAAATGCTCTGGAGAGGGCCATCTACAGCCCTAATTCAGAAATCAGCTGGTCGGATTTTGAGATCCTGAAGCTGATAGAGGCAAAGGATTCCAGACAATCCGCTGATAAAGCCGAACAGAATCTACTGATACCCTTGAATCCCTGA
- a CDS encoding autotransporter domain-containing protein, producing the protein MIKPSHKPFVISQGMTSLTVAAFSVGATLFSSGIEAATGVPDIYTIDANDRSETIVVTVNDRLEISTLEAINAIEIVSISSLSNAAAGSVQIDPDDNFSINVFPNPGFSGSVTFTYRVSDIRGTSDDTLVTLNIVSSTSTLETVNDHYLSSGGAINLFPQENDIHPGIGFRVEILSQPSQGTLSTTDVTGLYLYTPPTDLSDPTSVSFDYRLVADSGEASAPASVTITLDPSLDPIANGGADEAQSSLARVMQVACDANSAAAGSQTDEALATTCSALSSLSGSELDSALEEVLLRQVGAQASSMKGVAANQIKNVAGRLQEIRTGLPGVSLAGLRAILNDQQLNLGRLLTGLQQGGSAGDGIANERLGGFITGTINIGDGESRNRENAFEIDNQELLAGLDYRFNNDLVMGTALGYSRSETSENGGDTGVDVDGWNLSIYGNYYPARDWYVDWLLGYGESSIDTSRSIDIGGVASQAKAETDADIFSAVVGTGYSYNVQAWRIDGYTSLEYRNSEIDAYRERNDAGLDMNIYKTSTDVLSGRLGVRASNALSFSFGVLVPQFELELVKDFKNEAPEIEAEFALVPEAGSFTLTNEDPDDSYVNAGISLSGQFKNGITGFVRYSTMLARDDLDLDTWQLGARMPFGGPAEDIHLLQAGEDQHVAAGLFIGTTGPGLALTLPVRGESLNFRTLLANMPYDTDEELDDIEYDIDLDLFTWGALLDWHPMNGGFRVSGGLYALQSNITASAQPTEPVEIGSTTFTPDQVGTLEAEVDYSRNLAPYLGIGWGNAVKPGSKFSFSVDFGILFTDNPTISLEADSALADANPALKAQLESELAVEENRINSEDLDDIRYWPVINVGVAYHF; encoded by the coding sequence ATGATTAAACCAAGCCACAAACCATTTGTCATTTCTCAGGGGATGACATCGCTCACCGTCGCCGCCTTTTCGGTCGGGGCCACGCTTTTTTCAAGCGGTATTGAAGCGGCTACCGGGGTACCGGACATCTACACCATCGATGCCAATGATCGTTCGGAAACCATCGTGGTAACGGTGAATGATCGGCTGGAGATCTCCACCCTGGAAGCGATCAATGCCATCGAAATCGTCTCGATCAGCAGTCTCTCCAATGCCGCTGCGGGTTCCGTGCAGATCGATCCGGATGACAACTTCTCGATCAATGTGTTTCCCAATCCGGGATTCTCCGGCAGCGTCACTTTCACCTATCGGGTCAGCGACATCCGAGGCACCAGCGATGACACCCTGGTGACCTTGAACATCGTCTCCTCCACCTCAACCCTGGAGACCGTCAACGATCACTATCTCAGCAGTGGCGGTGCAATCAACCTTTTTCCCCAGGAGAACGACATCCATCCGGGTATCGGATTCCGTGTCGAGATTCTCTCCCAGCCCAGTCAGGGAACACTTTCCACAACCGATGTTACCGGTCTCTATCTCTATACGCCTCCAACGGATCTCAGTGACCCGACCTCGGTCAGTTTCGACTATCGCCTGGTGGCTGACAGTGGTGAGGCCAGTGCTCCGGCCAGCGTCACCATAACCCTCGATCCCAGCCTGGACCCCATTGCCAATGGTGGCGCGGATGAGGCGCAGAGCAGTCTGGCCAGGGTGATGCAGGTGGCCTGTGACGCCAACTCCGCCGCTGCTGGATCACAGACCGATGAGGCGCTGGCTACCACCTGTAGCGCGCTCTCGTCTCTGAGTGGTTCAGAGCTCGATAGTGCGTTGGAAGAGGTGCTTTTGAGACAGGTGGGCGCCCAGGCGAGCTCGATGAAGGGGGTTGCTGCAAACCAGATCAAGAATGTAGCTGGTCGTCTGCAGGAGATACGCACTGGTCTGCCCGGTGTCAGCCTGGCCGGATTGCGGGCCATCCTGAATGATCAGCAGCTCAATCTTGGGCGCCTGCTGACCGGCCTGCAGCAGGGGGGAAGTGCCGGCGATGGCATCGCCAATGAGCGTCTGGGTGGATTTATAACCGGAACGATCAATATCGGCGATGGGGAGTCGCGTAACCGGGAGAACGCCTTTGAGATCGATAATCAGGAGTTGCTGGCCGGTCTCGACTACCGTTTCAACAACGATCTGGTGATGGGAACGGCACTCGGCTACAGCCGCTCTGAGACCAGTGAAAACGGTGGTGATACCGGTGTCGATGTGGATGGTTGGAACCTCTCGATCTACGGTAACTACTACCCGGCCAGAGATTGGTATGTGGATTGGTTGCTCGGTTATGGCGAGTCATCCATCGATACCAGTCGCTCAATCGATATCGGGGGCGTTGCCTCTCAGGCCAAAGCTGAGACAGATGCGGATATCTTCAGTGCCGTGGTTGGTACTGGATACAGCTACAACGTACAGGCCTGGAGGATTGACGGTTATACATCACTTGAGTATCGCAATAGTGAAATAGACGCCTACCGGGAGCGTAACGATGCCGGATTGGATATGAATATCTATAAGACCTCCACCGATGTTCTCTCCGGTCGACTCGGTGTGCGGGCCAGTAACGCACTCAGCTTCAGCTTTGGTGTACTGGTGCCGCAGTTCGAACTTGAGTTGGTCAAGGACTTCAAGAATGAAGCGCCTGAGATCGAAGCGGAATTCGCACTGGTACCGGAAGCGGGAAGCTTTACACTGACCAATGAGGATCCGGATGACAGCTATGTCAATGCGGGGATCTCACTCAGCGGCCAATTCAAAAACGGTATCACAGGCTTTGTCCGATACAGCACCATGCTGGCCAGGGATGATCTGGATCTGGATACCTGGCAGCTCGGCGCGCGCATGCCGTTCGGTGGTCCGGCAGAGGATATCCATCTGCTGCAGGCGGGTGAGGATCAGCATGTTGCAGCGGGCCTGTTCATCGGTACCACCGGTCCCGGTCTGGCTCTGACCCTGCCCGTGCGTGGAGAGAGCCTCAATTTTCGAACCCTGCTGGCAAACATGCCCTATGACACGGATGAGGAGCTCGATGATATCGAGTATGACATAGACCTGGATCTCTTCACTTGGGGCGCACTGCTGGATTGGCATCCGATGAATGGTGGATTCAGAGTGAGTGGCGGACTCTACGCCCTGCAGTCGAATATCACAGCATCCGCTCAACCCACCGAGCCCGTGGAGATCGGTAGCACTACATTCACTCCTGACCAGGTGGGTACCCTGGAGGCGGAGGTCGATTACAGCCGCAATCTGGCACCCTACCTTGGTATCGGTTGGGGTAATGCGGTGAAGCCGGGATCCAAGTTCAGCTTCAGTGTCGATTTCGGTATTCTGTTTACCGACAATCCGACGATCTCACTCGAAGCGGACAGTGCCCTGGCTGATGCCAATCCGGCGCTGAAAGCCCAACTGGAGTCGGAGTTGGCGGTTGAGGAGAACCGGATCAACAGTGAGGATCTGGATGACATCCGATACTGGCCGGTGATCAATGTTGGTGTGGCCTATCATTTCTGA
- a CDS encoding glutathione S-transferase family protein, translated as MELKLVSFAICPFVQRSVILLREKQIDHEIEYIDLNDPPDWFLQLSPTGKVPLLLVDGATLFESSVILTFLDESFPPGFQPADTLRRARHRSWIEYGSTLLMAQHAMATASDEDTFIEKKHLLEEDIARLSEPLSEGLFANPDEFSLVDAAIAPLFMRLQHLADINQQAVVKIPDPVRHWSERLLQRAAVEQSVVTDFADRYRAFLVSNKSWLCVADGSGN; from the coding sequence ATGGAACTGAAACTGGTCAGCTTTGCAATCTGTCCATTTGTACAGCGTTCTGTGATTCTATTGCGGGAGAAGCAGATCGACCATGAGATTGAGTATATCGACCTGAACGACCCTCCGGATTGGTTTCTGCAGCTATCCCCGACTGGAAAGGTCCCGCTGCTGTTGGTTGATGGCGCCACGCTGTTTGAGTCCTCAGTTATCCTGACTTTTCTGGATGAGTCATTCCCTCCCGGCTTCCAGCCTGCAGATACCCTCAGACGAGCCCGGCATAGATCCTGGATCGAATATGGATCGACTCTGCTGATGGCGCAACATGCCATGGCAACCGCCAGTGATGAAGATACGTTTATAGAGAAAAAGCACTTACTTGAAGAGGATATTGCGCGACTCTCCGAGCCGTTGAGTGAAGGATTGTTCGCCAATCCGGATGAGTTTTCGCTGGTCGATGCCGCCATTGCACCACTTTTTATGCGTCTGCAGCATCTGGCTGATATCAATCAGCAGGCGGTTGTGAAAATACCGGATCCGGTGCGTCACTGGTCAGAGCGGCTGTTGCAGCGTGCTGCGGTCGAGCAGTCGGTGGTGACGGATTTTGCGGATCGATACAGGGCTTTCCTGGTGTCGAATAAGAGCTGGCTCTGTGTCGCTGATGGTTCTGGTAATTGA
- a CDS encoding protein adenylyltransferase SelO: MVLSNSYTELGGAFYQSIPPEPVKEPKLFLWNSPLAETLQLERILERDGPSRAQIFSGNRLLPGANPMALAYAGHQFGHFVAQLGDGRAHLLGELTDRFGELKEIQLKGSGPTPYSRSGDGRYALGPAVREFIMGEALHAMGIPTTRSLAVITTGETVYRETPNQGAVLTRIAASHLRVGSFEYFAAQKNHQALQQLADFAIGRHYPELQSEGEERFTLLLEQVIKRQVDLVVEWLRVGFIHGVMNTDNTTISGETIDYGPCAMMGVYSPDTVFSSIDKAGRYAFGNQPAIAQWNMARFAETLLPLIHPEEKRAVEIASRSLEVFGDLFNDRYQRMMACKIGITQAESSDAKLISELLHCLQQKRLDYTESFDRLTRSLTSPALAHELSRELGDWYQQWQTRLSAVGELEQAQQVMRPMNPLVIPRNQQMEQVIQISTQQGDASAAEQFLEVLRSPYTLTDKTEPYQRTAPDADQGYRTFCGT, from the coding sequence ATGGTGTTGTCGAATAGTTACACGGAGCTGGGTGGGGCCTTCTATCAGAGTATCCCCCCCGAGCCGGTGAAAGAGCCGAAACTGTTTCTCTGGAACAGTCCCCTCGCTGAGACGCTTCAACTGGAGCGGATATTGGAGCGTGACGGACCGTCGCGGGCGCAGATTTTTTCCGGCAACCGGCTTCTACCCGGCGCCAATCCCATGGCACTCGCCTATGCCGGCCATCAATTTGGGCACTTTGTGGCTCAGCTGGGTGATGGCAGAGCCCATCTGCTGGGTGAATTGACCGACCGTTTCGGAGAGCTGAAAGAGATTCAACTGAAGGGATCCGGTCCGACTCCCTACTCCAGAAGCGGGGATGGACGATATGCATTGGGCCCGGCGGTTCGCGAGTTCATCATGGGCGAGGCCCTGCATGCCATGGGCATCCCCACAACCCGCAGCCTGGCTGTGATCACGACCGGTGAAACAGTCTATCGGGAGACACCCAATCAGGGCGCGGTATTGACCCGTATTGCGGCAAGTCATCTGCGGGTGGGCAGCTTTGAATATTTTGCTGCGCAAAAGAATCATCAGGCCCTGCAGCAACTTGCAGATTTTGCCATCGGTCGCCACTATCCGGAACTGCAGAGCGAGGGAGAGGAGCGGTTTACGCTACTGCTCGAACAGGTGATCAAGCGACAGGTCGATCTGGTAGTGGAGTGGCTGCGGGTCGGTTTCATCCATGGCGTGATGAATACCGACAACACCACCATTTCCGGTGAAACCATCGATTATGGACCCTGTGCAATGATGGGGGTTTACAGTCCGGATACGGTCTTCAGCTCAATCGACAAGGCTGGGCGCTATGCGTTTGGCAACCAACCTGCAATTGCCCAGTGGAACATGGCCCGTTTTGCCGAGACACTGTTGCCATTGATCCATCCTGAGGAGAAGCGGGCAGTAGAGATCGCCAGCCGCAGCCTGGAAGTGTTCGGCGATCTTTTCAATGATCGGTATCAGCGGATGATGGCGTGCAAGATCGGTATCACCCAGGCAGAATCCTCAGATGCAAAACTGATATCGGAGCTTTTGCACTGCCTGCAACAGAAGCGTCTGGATTACACCGAGAGCTTTGACCGATTGACCCGCAGTCTCACTTCTCCAGCCCTGGCTCATGAGTTGAGCAGGGAGCTGGGCGATTGGTATCAGCAGTGGCAGACCCGCTTGAGCGCTGTCGGAGAGCTTGAACAGGCACAACAGGTCATGCGGCCGATGAATCCTCTGGTGATTCCCAGAAATCAGCAGATGGAGCAGGTGATTCAGATTTCCACGCAACAGGGTGATGCCAGTGCCGCGGAACAGTTCCTCGAGGTTTTACGCTCACCCTATACCCTGACAGATAAAACAGAACCCTATCAGCGCACTGCGCCCGATGCGGATCAAGGTTATCGTACCTTTTGCGGCACTTGA
- a CDS encoding SET domain-containing protein: MANSRTRLGNIVYKAPSRIHGNGLFAKVSIAKGDFIGTYEGPQAKRDGTYVLWVFEDDKQPVGRSGRNLLRYLNHHDQGNAEFDGFDLFALKDIKPNEEITFDYGGWEEE; encoded by the coding sequence ATGGCGAACAGTAGAACAAGACTCGGTAATATTGTCTATAAAGCACCCTCCCGGATACACGGTAATGGACTGTTTGCGAAGGTATCCATTGCCAAAGGGGACTTCATAGGAACCTATGAGGGCCCGCAAGCGAAGCGGGATGGCACCTATGTGCTTTGGGTGTTTGAAGATGACAAGCAACCGGTCGGCCGCAGCGGTAGAAATCTGCTTCGCTATCTCAACCATCATGATCAGGGTAATGCTGAATTTGATGGCTTCGATCTGTTCGCACTGAAGGACATCAAACCCAACGAAGAGATCACCTTCGATTATGGAGGCTGGGAAGAGGAGTAG
- a CDS encoding thiol:disulfide interchange protein DsbA/DsbL: MPLINRLTLLFLIVTSQTLYAAEWGEGYDPVDPPVATSVADGKVEVLEFFWYGCPHCYHMEPDLESWLKAKPENVEFVRVPAPLNSRWTAHAQFFYTAEILGLTEKLHTPLFAAIHDKKRKIYDKNALIDFAVEQGVDKEKFTEAWNSFGVYVKVQNAKKLGQRYQLDGVPAIAVNGKYLTSGSRAGSYSKMFEIVSQLVAGENVKPAQ; the protein is encoded by the coding sequence ATGCCCTTGATCAACCGACTGACACTACTTTTTCTCATTGTTACCAGCCAAACACTGTACGCCGCCGAATGGGGCGAGGGATATGATCCGGTGGATCCGCCGGTGGCCACTTCCGTTGCCGATGGCAAGGTGGAAGTTCTCGAGTTCTTCTGGTACGGATGCCCTCACTGCTACCACATGGAACCCGATCTGGAGAGCTGGCTGAAAGCGAAGCCGGAAAATGTGGAGTTTGTCCGGGTGCCCGCACCACTGAACAGTCGCTGGACCGCCCACGCACAGTTCTTCTACACCGCCGAGATCCTCGGTTTGACTGAAAAACTGCACACCCCCCTGTTTGCAGCCATCCATGACAAGAAGCGTAAAATCTACGACAAGAATGCCCTGATCGACTTTGCGGTGGAACAGGGTGTGGACAAAGAGAAGTTTACGGAAGCCTGGAACTCCTTCGGTGTCTACGTCAAGGTTCAGAATGCGAAGAAGCTGGGGCAGCGGTACCAACTGGACGGAGTACCCGCCATCGCGGTCAATGGTAAATATCTGACCAGTGGTAGCCGGGCCGGCTCCTACAGCAAAATGTTCGAAATCGTCAGCCAGCTGGTTGCCGGTGAGAACGTAAAACCGGCCCAGTAA
- a CDS encoding PaaI family thioesterase, with the protein MSDSDNKLILAEHLERFPPFQSLGVKLLSISEDWGKVNLLLPLNRSTRNPGGSMFGGSIAALADPVPALACNHRFPDYDVWTKELGVDFRRPGLSDLELRFEFPDRTSEQIAHELAEKHRSTPTFEFGIYDAGGELVAWIKNRVAIRPAGHNL; encoded by the coding sequence ATGTCCGACAGTGACAACAAGCTGATACTGGCCGAACATCTGGAACGCTTTCCCCCCTTTCAGAGCCTTGGTGTGAAGCTATTGTCGATCAGTGAGGATTGGGGAAAAGTAAACCTGCTTCTGCCGTTGAACCGCTCTACCAGGAACCCGGGTGGCAGTATGTTTGGTGGTAGTATTGCCGCATTGGCGGATCCGGTACCGGCTTTGGCCTGCAATCATCGGTTTCCGGACTATGATGTCTGGACTAAAGAGTTGGGTGTGGATTTCCGCAGGCCTGGGTTGAGCGATCTGGAGTTACGCTTTGAGTTCCCGGATCGGACATCGGAGCAGATTGCCCACGAGTTGGCTGAGAAGCATCGAAGTACGCCGACTTTCGAATTTGGAATCTATGATGCGGGTGGCGAGCTGGTCGCCTGGATAAAAAATCGGGTGGCGATCCGACCGGCTGGCCACAACCTGTAG